CTTAGCATCGCCTGGTTCGATGTTTGACGCTTCACAGCGGGTACCGGAATATCAACCGGTTATCCATCGACTACGCCTGTCGGCCTCGCCTTAGGTCCCGACTTACCCTGGGCAGATCAGCTTGACCCAGGAACCCTTAGTCAATCGGCGCACACGTTTCTCACGTGTGTATCGCTACTCATGCCTGCATTCTCACTCGTGAACCGTCCACCACTGCCTTCCGGCGCGGCTTCACCCGGCACACGACGCTCCCCTACCCATCCATACTCCCGTTGGGGATATGTGTATGAATGACACGACTTCGGCGGTACGCTTGAGCCCCGCTACATTGTCGGCGCGGAATCACTAGACCAGTGAGCTATTACGCACTCTTTCAAGGGTGGCTGCTTCTAAGCCAACCTCCTGGTTGTCTGTGCGACTCCACATCCTTTCCCACTTAGCGTACGCTTAGGGGCCTTAGTCGATGCTCTGGGCTGTTTCCCTCTCGACCATGGAGCTTATCCCCCACAGTCTCACTGCCGCGCTCTCACTTACCGGCATTCGGAGTTTGGCTAAGGTCAGTAACCCGGTAGGGCCCATCGCCTATCCAGTGCTCTACCTCCGGCAAGAAACACACGACGCTGCACCTAAATGCATTTCGGGGAGAACCAGCTATCACGGAGTTTGATTGGCCTTTCACCCCTAACCACAGGTCATCCCCCAGGTTTTCAACCCTGGTGGGTTCGGTCCTCCACGACCTCTTACAGCCGCTTCAACCTGCCCATGGCTAGATCACTCCGCTTCGGGTCTTGAGCGCGCTACTATACCGCCCTATTCGGACTCGCTTTCGCTACGGCTTCCCCACACGGGTTAACCTCGCAACACACCGCAAACTCGCAGGCTCATTCTTCAAAAGGCACGCAGTCACGACGCACCAAGTAAACTTGATGCGCGACGCTCCCACGGCTTGTAGGCACACGGTTTCAGGTACTATTTCACTCCGCTCCCGCGGTACTTTTCACCATTCCCTCACGGTACTATCCGCTATCGGTCACCAGGGAATATTTAGGCTTAGCGGGTGGTCCCGCCAGATTCACACGGGATTTCTCGGGCCCCGTGCTACTTGGGTGTCTCTCAAACGAGCCGTTGATGTTTCGACTACGGGGGTCTTACCCTCTACGCCGGACCTTTCGCATGTCCTTCGCCTACACCAACGGTTTCTGACTCGCCTCACAGCCGGCAGACTGTGAAAGAGAGATCCCACAACCCCGCATGCGCAACCCCTGCCGGGTCTCACACACATACGGTTTGGCCTCATCCGGTTTCGCTCGCCACTACTCCCGGAATCACGGTTGTTTTCTCTTCCTGCGGGTACTGAGATGTTTCACTTCCCCGCGTTCCCTCCACACACCCTATGTGTTCAGATGTGGGTGACAGCCCATGACGACTGCCGGGTTTCCCCATTCGGAAACCCCCGGATCAAAGCCTGGTTGACGGCTCCCCGGGGACTATCGTGGCCTCCCACGTCCTTCATCGGTTCCTGGTACCAAGGCATCCACCGTGCGCCCTTAAAAACTTGGCCACAGATGCTCGCGTCCACTGTGCAGTTCTCAAACAACGACCAACCACCCATCACACACCACTTACGCGATGCTTTACCGGGGCCGGCACTGAAGATCCAGACTTGAAGTCCGTACCCTCAGACACCCAACAGCGTGCCCGACACCCCCACCCCTTCAGGTCTGCTTTCCACGCCCCGAAGGACAGTACTTACAGCCGAAGAAGGCTGAGTGTGCCGAATAATCAACGTTCCACCCTTGAGCAACCAGCACCGGACGTTCGCCGATGAACTGGCCTCTGGACCATCAGGCAGAACCTGACAGCCAAGAAGTGCTCCTTAGAAAGGAGGTGATCCAGCCGCACCTTCCGGTACGGCTACCTTGTTACGACTTCGTCCCAATCGCCAGTCCCACCTTCGACAGCTCCCTCCCCACAAGGGGGTTGGGCCACCGGCTTCGGGTGTTACCGACTTTCGTGACGTGACGGGCGGTGTGTACAAGGCCCGGGAACGTATTCACCGCAGCAATGCTGATCTGCGATTACTAGCAACTCCGACTTCATGGGGTCGAGTTGCAGACCCCAATCCGAACTGAGACAGGCTTTTTGAGATTCGCTCCACCTTGCGGTATCGCAGCTCATTGTACCTGCCATTGTAGCACGTGTGCAGCCCAAGACATAAGGGGCATGATGACTTGACGTCGTCCCCACCTTCCTCCGAGTTGACCCCGGCAGTCTCCTGTGAGTCCCCATCACCCCGAAGGGCATGCTGGCAACACAGAACAAGGGTTGCGCTCGTTGCGGGACTTAACCCAACATCTCACGACACGAGCTGACGACAGCCATGCACCACCTGTCACCCGACCACAAGGGGGGCACCATCTCTGATGCTTTCCGGGCGATGTCAAGCCTTGGTAAGGTTCTTCGCGTTGCGTCGAATTAAGCCACATGCTCCGCTGCTTGTGCGGGCCCCCGTCAATTCCTTTGAGTTTTAGCCTTGCGGCCGTACTCCCCAGGCGGGGAACTTAATGCGTTAGCTGCGGCACCGACGACGTGGAATGTCGCCAACACCTAGTTCCCACCGTTTACGGCGTGGACTACCAGGGTATCTAATCCTGTTCGCTCCCCACGCTTTCGCTCCTCAGCGTCAGTAATGGCCCAGAGATCCGCCTTCGCCACCGGTGTTCCTCCTGATATCTGCGCATTTCACCGCTACACCAGGAATTCCGATCTCCCCTACCACACTCTAGTCTGCCCGTATCGAATGCAGACCCGGGGTTAAGCCCCGGGCTTTCACATCCGACGCGACAGACCGCCTACGAGCTCTTTACGCCCAATAATTCCGGACAACGCTTGCGCCCTACGTATTACCGCGGCTGCTGGCACGTAGTTAGCCGGCGCTTCTTCTGCAGGTACCGTCACTTTCGCTTCTTCCCTGCTGAAAGAGGTTTACAACCCGAAGGCCGTCATCCCTCACGCGGCGTCGCTGCATCAGGCTTTCGCCCATTGTGCAATATTCCCCACTGCTGCCTCCCGTAGGAGTCTGGGCCGTGTCTCAGTCCCAGTGTGGCCGGTCGCCCTCTCAGGCCGGCTACCCGTCGTCGCCTTGGTGAGCCACTACCTCACCAACAAGCTGATAGGCCGCGGGCTCATCCTTCACCGCCGGAGCTTTCAACCCCCACAGATGCCTGCAGAAGTATCATCCGGTATTAGACCCCGTTTCCAGGGCTTGTCCCAGAGTGAAGGGCAGATTGCCCACGTGTTACTCACCCGTTCGCCACTAATCCCCACCGAAATGGTTCATCGTTCGACTTGCATGTGTTAAGCACGCCGCCAGCGTTCGTCCTGAGCCAGGATCAAACTCTCCGTGAATGTTTACCGGTAATCCGGTTCACATCATGAGAGCGGAACGACCAACCGGAATAAGGAAGGCCGTTCACAGCGTCCTCGCTGATGCGCCTGCCGTGCTTGCGCCCGGCAGGACTTTTTCAAAGGAACCTCCACCCACCACCCTGCGGTGATGGACGGGGTATCAACATATCTGGCGTTGATTTTTGGCACGCTGTTGAGTTCTCAAGGAACGGACGCTTCCTTCGTACTCACCCTCTCGGGCTTTCCTCCGGGCGCTTCCCTTCGTGTTCCCAAACTCTATCAGTGTATTTCCGTCTCTCTGACCACCGATTCTGCGAACATGCAGAACCAGACCCCGAGAAAGGATCTGACAAGTTTGGGTGCTGCCAGGCACGGACACTTTCGCGTCGCTCGGCCTCAAGCAGGAGTACGACAGTACACGGGGCCTCGGAGCGGGCGCAAATCGTTTCCGCTGGGCACGACGACCGCCAACCGGCTGCTCTGGCGCGGAACCGTCACTTCTCATGACTTACGCTGCTCAACAGTGCGCCGTCCGGGACAGGCAGTGACGGCCCAGATGAATCCCCGCCCCCGGGAGGCTTCCCATGACCACCGTGACGTCCCCTCTTGCAGGACGCACCATCGGACTCACCGCTGTACCCGACCCGGTCTTCTCCGGGGCCATGGTGGGCCCCGGGACCGCGATCGACCCCGTGAGGGAGGCCTCGGAGGCGGTATCGCCCATCGACGGCGTGATCGTCTCCCTGCACCCGCACGCCTTCGTCGTGGTCGACGACGAAGGTCATGGAGTGCTGACGCACCTGGGTATCGACACCGTGCAGCTCAACGGCGAGGGTTTCGAGCTGCTCGTCAACAAGGGCGACACCGTACGGCGTGGACAGTCCGTGGTGCGCTGGGACCCTGCCGCCGTCGAAGCGGCCGGCAAGTCCCCCATCTGTCCCATCGTGGCACTCGAAGCCACGGCCGAATCCCTTTCCGACGTCAGCGTTGACGGCGAAGTGAAGGCTGGCGACGCTCTCTTCAGCTGGCACTGACCTCATCGCCGTCCACGACGGCAAGCACGGCACGACATCACGGCGGCAAGGGCCCGCCGCTCTATCGGAGACGGGTGACATGGAGACAACGCTGCGAGGCGTCGGCGTGAGCCACGGTGTGGCGATCGGCGAAGTTCGGCACATGGGAACGGCGGTGCTCGAACCGCCTGCCAAGCAGATACCGGTGCAGGACGCGGAGCGCGAACAGGGGCGCGCCCGCAAGGCCGTGGAAGCCGTGGCCGCCGACCTGATGGCGCGCGGCAATCTGGCGGGCGGCGAGGCCCAGGGCGTGCTCGAGGCCCAGGCCATGATGGCCCAGGACCCGGAACTCATGGCCGACGTCGAGCGGCGTATCGCCGTCGGGAGCACGGCGGAGCGCGGGGTGTACGACGCGTTCGCCTCGTACCGTGCCCTCCTGGCGAATGCCGGTGAGTACCTCGCGGGGCGGGTGGCGGACCTCGACGACGTGCGGAACCGTATCGTCGCGCGGCTGCTCGGTGTGCCGATGCCGGGCGTTCCCGACAGCGACGAGCCGTACGTCCTGATCGCTCGTGATCTCGCTCCGGCCGACACGGCGCTGCTGGACCCGACGCTCGTGCTCGGCTTCGTCACCGAGGAGGGCGGGCCGACGAGCCACAGCGCGATCCTGGCGCGGGCTCTCGGTGTGCCCGCCGTGGTGGCGCTGCCGGGAGCCGGTGAGCTGGCCGAGGGCACGATGGTCGCCGTCGACGGCAGCACCGGTGAGATCTTCGTGAACCCGAGTGCGGAGAAGAAGGCCGAGATGGAGGCCGCGGCGGCCGCGCGCAAGGCGGCGCTCGCCGGGTCGACCGGGCCCGGTGCGACCTCCGACGGACACAAGGTTCCGCTGCTGGTCAACATCGGCGGCCCGGCGGACGTTCCGGCGGCGGTCGAGGCCGGTGCCGAGGGTGTGGGTCTGTTCCGTACCGAGTTCCTCTTCCTCGACGACAGCAAGAACGCGCCGTCCGAGGCGAAGCAGGTCGAGGCGTACCGCACGGTGCTCGAAGCCTTCCCCGAGGGGCGGGTCGTGGTGCGCGTGCTCGACGCGGGCGCCGACAAACCGCTCGACTTCCTGACGCCCGCCGACGAGCCGAACCCGGCGCTCGGCGTCCGCGGTCTGCGATCGCTGCTCGACCACCCCGACGTACTGCGCACGCAGCTGACGGCGCTGTCGAAGGCTTCCGAGGGGCTGCCCGTCCACCTTGAGGTCATGGCGCCGATGGTCGCCGACCGTGCGGACGCCAAGGCGTTCGCCGACGCGTGCCGTGCCGCGGGTCTGCAGGCGAAGTTCGGCGCCATGGTCGAGATCCCTTCCGCCTCTCTGCGGGCGCGCTCGATCCTGCGGGAGGTCGAGTTCCTGTCGCTGGGGACCAACGACCTCGCGCAGTACACCTTCGCCGCCGACCGTCAGGTGGGCGCCGTGTCCCGGCTGCAGGATCCGTGGCAGCCGGCGCTGCTCGACCTGGTCGCGATGTCCGCCGAGGCGGCGCGGGCCGAGGGCAAGAGCTGTGGCGTCTGTGGCGAGGCCGCTTCGGACCCGCTGCTCGCGTGTGTGCTGACCGGTCTGGGTGTCACCTCTCTT
This sequence is a window from Streptomyces ortus. Protein-coding genes within it:
- a CDS encoding PTS sugar transporter subunit IIA, with translation MTTVTSPLAGRTIGLTAVPDPVFSGAMVGPGTAIDPVREASEAVSPIDGVIVSLHPHAFVVVDDEGHGVLTHLGIDTVQLNGEGFELLVNKGDTVRRGQSVVRWDPAAVEAAGKSPICPIVALEATAESLSDVSVDGEVKAGDALFSWH
- the ptsP gene encoding phosphoenolpyruvate--protein phosphotransferase, which gives rise to METTLRGVGVSHGVAIGEVRHMGTAVLEPPAKQIPVQDAEREQGRARKAVEAVAADLMARGNLAGGEAQGVLEAQAMMAQDPELMADVERRIAVGSTAERGVYDAFASYRALLANAGEYLAGRVADLDDVRNRIVARLLGVPMPGVPDSDEPYVLIARDLAPADTALLDPTLVLGFVTEEGGPTSHSAILARALGVPAVVALPGAGELAEGTMVAVDGSTGEIFVNPSAEKKAEMEAAAAARKAALAGSTGPGATSDGHKVPLLVNIGGPADVPAAVEAGAEGVGLFRTEFLFLDDSKNAPSEAKQVEAYRTVLEAFPEGRVVVRVLDAGADKPLDFLTPADEPNPALGVRGLRSLLDHPDVLRTQLTALSKASEGLPVHLEVMAPMVADRADAKAFADACRAAGLQAKFGAMVEIPSASLRARSILREVEFLSLGTNDLAQYTFAADRQVGAVSRLQDPWQPALLDLVAMSAEAARAEGKSCGVCGEAASDPLLACVLTGLGVTSLSMGAASIPYVRATLAKYTLAQCERAAAAARACDSADEARAAAQAVLSGE